In Pseudomonas sp. FP1742, the DNA window CGTCAGGTTGACCGGACCGTTGACCTGATACAGCTCGGTCTCGTGCAGGTTGAACTGCTTGAGCAGGTAATCGGACAGGTGTTTCGGGCAGGTATCGGCCACTTCCAGCCGCACCGCATCCCCGTAGCGACGGGAGAACAACTCGCCGCGCAGGGCGCGGGCCAGGTCTTCGACGTCTTCGGTATCGACCGCAAGGTCGGCGTTTCGGGTCAGGCGGAACTGGTAGCAGCCCTTGACCTTCATACCCTGGAACAGGTCATCGGCGTGGGCATGGATCATCGACGACAGGAACACGTAGTTGTCGCCCGGGCCGCCGACTTCTTCCGGCACCTTGATGATCCGCGGCAACAGACGCGGCGCCGGGATAATCGCCAGGCCGGAGTCGCGACCGAAGGCGTCGATACCTTCAAGCTCGACGATGAAGTTCAGGCTCTTGTTCACCAGCAACGGAAACGGGTGCGTCGGGTCAAGGCCGATCGGGGTGATGATCGGCGCGATCTCGTCGCGGAAATAGCGACGAACCCAGGTCTTGAGCTTGGTGGTCCAGTAGCGGCGACGGATGAAGCGGACCTGATGTTTTTCCAGCTCCGGCAACAGAATGTCGTTGAGGATCGCGTATTGGCGGTCGACGTGACCGTGCACCAACTCGCTGATACGGGCCAGGGCCTGATGCGGTTGCAGGCCATCGGCACCGGCTTGTTCACGGGCGAAGGTGATCTGCTTCTTCAGGCCGGCCACACGAATTTCGAAGAACTCGTCCAGGTTGCTGGAGAAGATCAGCAGGAACTTCAGCCGCTCCAGCAATGGGTAGGACTCATCCAGCGCCTGTTCCAGCACGCGGATATTGAACTGCAGTTGCGAGAGCTCGCGATGGATGTACAGGCTGCTGTCATCCAGACCGGGAATGGCAATCGCTGGTGCCGCCACAACGGGCTCGGCCACCACCGCGGGTGGAGCGGGCTCCAGCTCCGGCGGAGTTTCAGCGATTTGCTCCACCACAGGTTGAGCATCTTTTACGGCAACTTCAGTGAGTCCTTCGGTATTCATCGAATGTTCCTGGGAGGGCTATTTTTGCTCTCGTAACAATTGAGCAGCACGGACGGCAAAGTAAGTCAGGATGCCATCAGCGCCTGCACGTTTAAAAGCGGTCAGGGATTCGAGGATAACCCCTTCGCTCAACCAGCCATTCTGGATCGCCGCCATGTGCATGGCGTATTCGCCGCTGACCTGATACACAAAGGTCGGCACTTTGAACGCTTCCTTGACCCGATAAAGAATATCCAGATACGGCATGCCTGGCTTGACCATGACCATGTCCGCGCCTTCTGACAAGTCCGCCGCCACTTCGTGCAGGGCTTCGTTGCTGTTGGCCGGGTCCATCTGATAGGAGGCCTTGTTGGCCTTGCCCAGGTTCAACGCCGAACCCACCGCATCGCGGAACGGGCCGTAATAGGCGCTGGCGTACTTGGCCGAGTAGGCCATGATCCGCACATTGACGTGACCGGCCAGCTCCAGCGCCTCGCGGATCGCCTGAATGCGGCCGTCCATCATGTCCGACGGGGCCACCACCTGAGCGCCGGCTTCGGCGTGGGACAAAGCCTGTTTAACCAGTGCGTCGACGGTAATGTCGTTCTGCACGTAGCCTTCTTCGTCGAGGATGCCGTCTTGACCATGAGTGGTGAACGGGTCCAGGGCCACGTCGGTAATCACACCCAGCTCCGGGAACTGCGCACGCAGAGCGCGGGTAGCGCGCTGGGCGATGCCGTTGGGGTTCCAGGCTTCTGCAGCGTCCAGTGACTTGAGCTCCGGTGGTGTCACCGGGAACAGTGCCAGCGCCGGGATCCCCAGCTCGACCCACTTGGCCGCTTCTTCAAGCAACAAATCGATGGTCAGGCGTTCGACGCCCGGCATCGAGGCCACCGCTTCGCGACGGTTTTCACCGTCCAGCACGAACACCGGCAGAATCAGATCATCGACAGTCAGTACGTTTTCACGGACCAGTCGACGCGAAAAATCATCGCGACGGTTGCGACGCAGGCGGGTTGCAGGAAACAAACGGTTGGCGGGGGTAAAGCTCACGGCAGACTCCTGAGCCCGCGCTGGCGGGCGAGCGTGACAGTTATAAGCGGCCATTATGACCAACGTATTACAGTTATGTGCACCCCTGTGGCAGGTAGTCGCATTCCATTGTCCTTGTAGGAAATGTTCACGTCGAGACACATTTGGACACTTTCATGAATGTGCACGAAGGGTTAGGCTGCGCGTTCATTTCGCCAGCACCCAGACAATGCTCCAACAATTTCTA includes these proteins:
- the hemB gene encoding porphobilinogen synthase, which translates into the protein MSFTPANRLFPATRLRRNRRDDFSRRLVRENVLTVDDLILPVFVLDGENRREAVASMPGVERLTIDLLLEEAAKWVELGIPALALFPVTPPELKSLDAAEAWNPNGIAQRATRALRAQFPELGVITDVALDPFTTHGQDGILDEEGYVQNDITVDALVKQALSHAEAGAQVVAPSDMMDGRIQAIREALELAGHVNVRIMAYSAKYASAYYGPFRDAVGSALNLGKANKASYQMDPANSNEALHEVAADLSEGADMVMVKPGMPYLDILYRVKEAFKVPTFVYQVSGEYAMHMAAIQNGWLSEGVILESLTAFKRAGADGILTYFAVRAAQLLREQK